The following proteins are encoded in a genomic region of Takifugu flavidus isolate HTHZ2018 chromosome 3, ASM371156v2, whole genome shotgun sequence:
- the LOC130522618 gene encoding uncharacterized protein LOC130522618 — MSTSATPPTTDYVSSEPTYVLSVHLPEEAFKNDLNNPDTPAYKDLEKRVLKTCDEIFGGKFPGQVVRCFVKEFSSAEGDCATQVVFGVAFNNTISKAQLPQNETLVQTLVDAANSNSNYSVNLRATSVQLISSPVSSYSTNTTTPAVMSTSATPPTTDYVSSEPTYVLSVHLPEEAFKNDLNNPDTPAYKDLEKRVLKTCDEIFGGKFPGQVVRCFVKEFSPAEGDSATQVVFGVAFNNTISKAQLPQNETLVQTLVDAANSNCNYSVNLRATSVQLISSPVSSYSTNTTTPAVMSTSATPPTTDYVSSEPTYVLSVHLPEEAFKNDLNNPDTPAYKDLEKRVLKTCDEIFGGKFPGQVVRCFVKEFSPAEGDSATRVVFGVAFNNTISKAQLPQNETLVQTLVDAANSNSNYSVNLRATSVQLISSPVSSYSTNTTTPAVMSTSATPPTTDYVSSEPTYVLSVHLPEEAFKNDLNNPDTPAYKDLEKRVLKTCDEIFGGKFPGQVVRCFVKEFSPAEGDSATQVVFGVAFNNTISKAQLPQNETLVQTLVDAANSNSNYSVNLRATSVQLISSPVSSYSTNTTTPAVMSTSATPPTTDYVPLSPHTCYQCIYLKKLLRMT, encoded by the exons ATGTCAACATCAGCAACCCCTCCGACAACAGACTATGTTTCCTCTGAGCCCACATACGTGCTATCAGTGCATTTGCCTGAAGAAGCTTTTAAGAATGACCTGAACAACCCGGATACCCCTGCATATAAAGATCTTGAAAAACGAGTCCTGAAGACT TGTGATGAGATATTTGGCGGAAAGTTTCCTGGTCAG GTTGTTCGTTGCTTTGTAAAAGAATTCAG TTCTGCTGAAGGAGACTGCGCAACTCAAGTTGTTTTTGGGGTTGCGTTCAACAACACGATTTCTAAAGCTCAGCTGCCACAGAATGAAACACTGGTTCAAACTTTAGTGGATGCtgctaacagcaacagcaactacaGCGTTAATCTGAGAGCAACATCAGTCCAGCTGATCT CAAGTCCAGTTTCTTCATATTCAACAAATACAACAACACCTGCTGTAATGTCAACATCAGCAACCCCTCCGACAACAGACTATGTTTCCTCTGAGCCCACATACGTGCTATCAGTGCATTTGCCTGAAGAAGCTTTTAAGAATGACCTGAACAACCCGGATACCCCTGCATATAAAGATCTTGAAAAACGAGTCCTGAAGACT TGTGATGAGATATTTGGCGGAAAGTTTCCTGGTCAGGTTGTTCGTTGCTTTGTAAAAGAATTCAG tcctgctgaaggagacagcGCAACTCAAGTTGTTTTTGGGGTTGCGTTCAACAACACGATTTCTAAAGCTCAGCTGCCACAGAATGAAACACTGGTTCAAACTTTAGTGGATGCTGCTAACAGCAACTGCAACTACAGCGTTAATCTGAGAGCAACATCAGTCCAGCTGATCT CAAGTCCAGTTTCTTCATATTCAACAAATACAACAACACCTGCTGTAATGTCAACATCAGCAACCCCTCCGACAACAGACTATGTTTCCTCTGAGCCCACATACGTGCTATCAGTGCATTTGCCTGAAGAAGCTTTTAAGAATGACCTGAACAACCCCGACACCCCTGCATATAAAGATCTTGAAAAACGAGTCCTGAAGACT TGTGATGAGATATTTGGTGGAAAGTTTCCTGGTCAGGTTGTTCGATGCTTTGTGAAAGAATTCAG tcctgctgaaggagacagcGCAACTCGAGTTGTTTTTGGGGTTGCGTTCAACAACACGATTTCTAAAGCTCAGCTGCCACAGAATGAAACACTGGTTCAAACTTTAGTGGATGCtgctaacagcaacagcaactacaGCGTTAATCTGAGAGCAACATCAGTCCAGCTGATCT CAAGTCCAGTTTCTTCATATTCAACAAATACAACAACACCTGCTGTAATGTCAACATCAGCAACCCCTCCGACAACAGACTATGTTTCCTCTGAGCCCACATACGTGCTATCAGTGCATTTGCCTGAAGAAGCTTTTAAGAATGACCTGAACAACCCGGATACCCCTGCATATAAAGATCTTGAAAAACGAGTCCTGAAGACT TGTGATGAGATATTTGGCGGAAAGTTTCCTGGTCAGGTTGTTCGATGCTTTGTGAAAGAATTCAG tcctgctgaaggagacagcGCAACTCAAGTTGTTTTTGGGGTTGCGTTCAACAACACGATTTCTAAAGCTCAGCTGCCACAGAATGAAACACTGGTTCAAACTTTAGTGGATGCtgctaacagcaacagcaactacaGCGTTAATCTGAGAGCAACATCAGTCCAGCTGATCT CAAGTCCAGTTTCTTCATATTCAACAAATACAACAACACCTGCTGTAATGTCAACATCAGCAACCCCTCCGACAACAGACTATGTTCCTCTGAGCCCACATACGTGCTATCAGTGCATTTACCTGAAGAAGCTTTTAAGAATGACCTGA
- the LOC130523388 gene encoding mucin-2-like, with amino-acid sequence TFCNYIIHQPSATTSQTSSSTTSPSTTSATTSSPTTSATTTQTSSSTSTSPSTTSATTSSPTTSATTSQTSSSTTSPSTTSATTSSPTTSATSSQTSSSTSTSPSTTSATTSSPTTSATTSQTSSSTTSPSTTSATTSSPTTSATTSQTSSSTTSPSTPSATTSSPTTSATTSQTSSSTSTSHTTSSPTTSATTSQKSSSTTSPSTTSATTSSPTTSATTSQSSSSTTSPSTPSATTSSQTTSATTSQTSSSTSTSPSTTSATTSSPTTSATTSQTSSSTSTSPSTTSATTSSPTTSATTSQTSSSTTSPSTPSATTSSPTTSATTSQTSSSTSTSPSTTSATTSSPTTSATSSQTSSSTSTSPSTTSATTSSPTTSATTSQTSSSTSTSPSTTSATTSSPTTSATTSQTSSSTSTSPSTTSATTSSPTTSATTSQTSSSTTSPSTTSATTSSPTTSATSSQTSSSTSTSPSTTSATTSSPTTSATTSQTSSSTTSPSTTSATTSSPTTSATTSQTSSSTTSPSTPSATTSSPTTSATTSQTSGSTSTSPSTTSATTSSPSTSATSSQTSSSTSTSPSTTSATTSSPSTSATSSQTSSSTSTSPSTTSATTSSPTTSATTSQTSSSTTSP; translated from the exons accttctgcaactacatcatccaCCAaccatcagcaacaaccagtcaaacatcaagttcaacaacaagtccatccacaacttctgcaactacatcatcaccaaccacatcagcaacaaccactcaaacatcaagttcaacatcaacaagtccatccacaacttctgcaactacatcatcaccaaccacatcagcaacaaccagtcaaacatcaagttcaacaacaagtccatccacaacttctgcaactacatcatcaccaaccacatcagcaacaagtagtcaaacatcaagttcaacatcaacaagtccatccacaacttctgcgactacatcgtcaccaacaacatcagcaacaaccagtcaaacatcaagttcaacaacaagtccatccacaacttctgcaactacatcatcaccaaccacatcagcaacaaccagtcaaacatcaagttcaacaacaagtccatccacaccttctgcaactacatcatcaccaaccacatcagcaacaaccagtcaaacatcaagttcaacatcaacaagtcat actacatcatcaccaaccacatcagcaacaaccagtcaaaaatcaagttcaacaacaagtccatccacaacttctgcaactacatcatcaccaaccacatcagcaacaaccagtcaatcatcaagttcaacaacaagtccatccacaccttctgcaactacatcatcacaaaccacatcagcaacaaccagtcaaacatctagttcaacctcaacaagtccatccacaacttctgcaactacatcatcaccaaccacatcagcaacaaccagtcaaacatcaagttcaacatcaacaagtccatccacaacttctgcaactacatcgtcaccaaccacatcagcaacaaccagtcaaacatcaagttcaacaacaagtccatccacaccttctgcaactacatcatcaccaaccacatcagcaacaaccagtcaaacatcaagttcaacatcaacaagtccatccacaacttctgcgactacatcatcaccaaccacatcagcaacaagtagtcaaacatcaagttcaacatcaacaagtccatccacaacttctgcgactacatcgtcaccaacaacatcagcaacaaccagtcaaacatcaagttcaacatcaacaagtccatccacaacttctgcaactacatcgtcaccaaccacatcagcaacaaccagtcaaacatcaagttcaacatcaacaagtccatccacaacttctgcgactacatcatcaccaaccacatcagcaacaaccagtcaaacatcaagttcaacaacaagtccatccacaacttctgcaactacatcatcaccaaccacatcagcaacaagtagtcaaacatcaagttcaacatcaacaagtccatccacaacttctgcgactacatcgtcaccaacaacatcagcaacaaccagtcaaacatcaagttcaacaacaagtccatccacaacttctgcaactacatcatcaccaaccacatcagcaacaaccagtcaaacatcaagttcaacaacaagtccatccacaccttctgcaactacatcatcaccaaccacatcagcaacaaccagtcaaacatcaggttcaacatcaacaagtccatccacaacttctgcaactacatcgtcaccatccacatcagcaacaagcagtcaaacatcaagttcaacatcaacaagtccatccacaacttctgcaactacatcgtcaccatccacatcagcaacaagcagtcaaacatcaagttcaacatcaacaagtccatccacaacttctgcaactacatcgtcaccaaccacatcagcaacaaccagtcaaacatcaagttcaacaacaagtcca
- the LOC130523387 gene encoding uncharacterized protein LOC130523387: protein STSTSPSTTSATTSSPTTSATTSQTSSSTSTSPSTTSATTSSPTTSATTSQTSSSTTSPSTPSATTSSPTTSATTSQKSSSTSTSPSTTSATTSSPTTSATTSQTSSSTSTSPSTTSATTSSPTTSSSTSTSPSTTSATTSSPTTSATTSQTSSSTTSPSTTSATTSSPTTSATSSQTSSSTSTIKHQSKI, encoded by the exons tcaacctcaacaagtccatccacaacttctgcaactacatcatcaccaaccacatcagcaacaaccagtcaaacatcaagttcaacatcaacaagtccatccacaacttctgcaactacatcgtcaccaaccacatcagcaacaaccagtcaaacatcaagttcaacaacaagtccatccacaccttctgcaactacatcatcaccaaccacatcagcaacaaccagtcaaaaatctagttcaacctcaacaagtccatccacaacttctgcaactacatcatcaccaaccacatcagcaacaaccagtcaaacatcaagttcaacatcaacaagtccatccacaacttctgcaactacatcgtcaccaaccac atcaagttcaacatcaacaagtccatccacaacttctgcgactacatcatcaccaaccacatcagcaacaaccagtcaaacatcaagttcaacaacaagtccatccacaacttctgcaactacatcatcaccaaccacatcagcaacaagtagtcaaacatcaagttcaacatcaacaa